Proteins encoded together in one Pectinophora gossypiella chromosome 20, ilPecGoss1.1, whole genome shotgun sequence window:
- the LOC126376037 gene encoding alpha-tocopherol transfer protein-like, whose product MKVKPELLVQPSGEMWKKIRVELNEDVSTNDRDLEAIKDWMKKQPHLPDEWEDQPLMTFLRGCSFSLEKTKRKLDMYFTMRAACPEFFTNRDATLPDLFEILTNKIQGPALPGITPNGRRVTVCRGIHPDLNSQQITDTLKLALMIGDVRLTEEKEGVAGDIYVLDAAILGPSLLARLSPSTVKKFMICVQEAYPIKLKEVHIVNTSPIVERFINFVKPFLKEKIRKRIFIHKEIKDLYKYVPQEMLPLEYGGPVSNMAALQERWTNTLIEYRDWFSSQDEVKANEALRPGKPTNYDELFGIDGSFRQLTID is encoded by the exons ATGAAAGTGAAGCCAGAGCTACTGGTGCAGCCTTCGGGGGAGATGTGGAAGAAGATCAGGGTGGAGCTGAACGAGGATGTCTCCACCAACGATAGAGACCTGGAGGCCATCAAGGACTGGATGAAGAAACAGCCGCATCTGCCTGATGAATGGG AGGACCAGCCTCTGATGACCTTCCTCCGCGGCTGCAGCTTCTCCCTGGAGAAGACCAAGCGTAAGCTGGACATGTACTTCACCATGCGCGCCGCTTGTCCGGAGTTCTTCACCAACAGAGACGCCACTTTACCAGATTTGTTCGAGATTCTTACCAATAAAAT ACAAGGCCCAGCGCTACCTGGTATAACTCCAAACGGCAGGAGAGTCACAGTTTGTAGAG GCATCCACCCAGACCTGAACAGCCAGCAGATCACGGATACCCTGAAGCTGGCTCTGATGATAGGAGACGTCCGTTTAACTGAGGAAAAGGAGGGAGTCGCAGGAGACATCTACGTCCTCGATGCTGCTATACTTGGGCCCAGTTTACTGGCTAGACTCAGCCCGTCTACTGTTAAGAAGTTTATGATTTGTGTTCAG GAAGCATACCCAATAAAGTTGAAAGAGGTGCACATAGTAAACACCTCGCCGATTGTAGAGAGATTCATTAACTTCGTGAAGCCTTTCCTCAAGGAGAAGATCAGAAAACGG ATCTTCATTCACAAGGAAATCAAGGACCTATACAAATACGTGCCCCAAGAAATGTTACCGCTGGAGTATGGTGGTCCGGTTAGCAACATGGCTGCACTGCAAG AGCGATGGACCAACACCCTGATAGAATACCGGGACTGGTTCTCGTCCCAGGATGAGGTGAAAGCAAACGAGGCTCTTAGACCAGGGAAGCCTACCAACTACGATGAACTTTTTGGAATCGATGGATCCTTCAGGCAACTGACTATCGACTAA